TTTCACAATATCTTACCTATGTGTCTGTATTGCCCTTGTTCAGTTTTTCcctaatctttttttttttaaattcctGCAGGCCAGGCTATTATCTACAGTGAGCCTGAGAAACGAGTGATGTCAAGATCTGGTGATGAATGTATTGTAGCTCTCACAGATCAGTGGTACATTACATATGGGGAACCAGAATGGCAGAAGTTAGCTGAGGAGTGCCTGTCCAACATGAACCTTTATTCTGATGAGACACGTCATGGATTTGAGCATACTTTGAGCTGGTTGAACCAGTGGGCTTGTTCACGTTCATTTGGTCTTGGCACACGTATACCATGGGATGAACAGTACTTAGTAGAGTCACTTTCTGATTCTACTATATACATGGCTTATTATACTGTTGCGCACCATTTACAGAATGGAGACATGTACGGTTCCAGTAAGTCTTCTGCAATCAAACCTCAGCAGTTGACTGATGATGTGTGGGATTACATTTTCTGTGATGGTCCATTTCCCAAGTCAACTGATATTTCATCATCCCTTTTAGAAAGAATGAAGAGAGAGTTTGAGTATTGGTATCCCTTTGATCTTCGAGTTTCTGGTAAGGATCTCATCCAGAACCATCTTACCTTCTCCATATATAACCATACTGCAATTATGTCCAAGAACCATTGGCCTCTTGGGTTCAGATGCAATGGTCACACATTGCTCAATTCTGAGAAAATGTCCAAGTCCACTGGAAATTTCAAGACATTGAGAGAGGCCATTGAGGAGTTTTCTGCAGATGCTACAAGATTTTCTTTGGCTGATGCTGGCGATGGCGTTGATGATGCAAATTTTGCCTTTGAGACAGTAAATACTGCAATTCTGAAGCTCACTAAAGAAATTGCATGGTATGAAGATGTTCTGGCTGCTGAATCTTCAATGAGAACTGGTCCCCCATCAACTTATGCTGATCGTGTGTTTGCTAATGACATAAACATTGCTGTCAAAACAACTGAGCAAAATTACTCCAATTACATGTTTAGGGAAGCTCTTAAGACTGGCTTTTATGACCTACAGATAGCTAGAGATGAGTATAGATTGTCATGTGGAGTTGGAGGTTACAACCGTGACTTGGTGTGGCGCTTTATGGATGTGCAGACACGTCTTATAGCACCTATATGTCCCCATTATGCAGAATTTGTTTGGAAGGAGCTTCTGAAAAAGGATGGTTTTGTTGTGAAGGCTGGCTGGCCATCAGCCGATGCTCCTGATCTTACCTTGAAGCTTGCCAATGAATATTTGCAGAAGACCATTGTTTCGTTGAGGAAGTTGCTTCAGACACAAATTTCTGGTAAGAAACCAAATAAGAAAGGCGCTCCCGTTCCAGCTGACACTAAGGTAACAACAGGCTTGATATATGTAAATGAAGAGTTTGATGGCTGGAAAGCTGATTGCTTGAATATTCTCCGGAGCAAATTTGATGAAGGAACACGAACCTTTGCTCCAGATTCAGAGATTTTGGAGGCTCTGCAACAGAGCCCTCTAGGTCAATCTTCCAATTTTAAACAGGTTCAGAAGCAATGTATGCCCTTCTTGAggcatcaaaaaggggaagcAATTAAACTTGGCTCACAAGCCCTTGATTTGAGATTGCCATTTGGTGAAATCGAGGTTCTTAAGGAAAACTTGGACTTAATCAAGAGACAGATAGGTCTAGAAAATGTGGAGATTTTGTCTGTAACTGATGCTGATTCTTTGGCTAAAGCTGGATCTTTACGACCTGTTCTAGAAAAAAATCCTCCCACTCCTGGAAACCCAACAGCCATCTTTTTCTAACTCAGTAGCTAACTGGGTGAGTTTTGTGAAATCCCCCTTTAAAATGCTTGATAATTTCTACCATATTTGTTCGtttatattttcaattaagtcaaaacataattcattgtttttcttttttttttttttttttttgattggGAATTCATTGTTTTTCTACTTGACAAGGATTGACTTACTGCAGCCTCTGTTGTTGATGTTGTTTGAGCTGTTTCTTTGACCTCCATTGTATAATTTATTGTGTATCACAGATAgcaattttattaatattaagaaAACTTGTTCATTCATATGATTATCCTTTATAGGTCACTACAATACTCCACTGAGGAACACGTGTGGTATCATCCTAATGTAGCAATCATACCGTCATGCTATGCTGGATTGCTGGTGGCTGGGGGAGCGCTTGAGCTTTTCTCGTGGATAAATAGTTTTGTCTAGAATGGCTGATCTAGTATTCAGGTTTTGCTTCTTCATGTTCTCCAGAAGTTATCACATCTTGGCTTTTAATTTGGTTACTCCTTTAGTTTCCTTTACTATTTATTCTGCAACATCTTCATGGCATATTTGTCAGTTTTCTGTTTTATTTggaaaattacattttattcCAAAGTGTTCTCATAGTGATGAGATCTTGTATTATTTGACAGAAAAGCCATTAAAGCATACTTGAAAAtctttttgataaaattataggGTTTAGGGTTGCTAGAAGTCTTTAATTACTCCATTAATTAAAGAATGAATCAATCTCAAGCTTGCTCCATTACGTGTAATCCACTTTGTTTACTTTGAGACATTTATCTAAAAGTTTATTGTAAATTTTAAACAACGGTTGCTTTCTTAAATATAGTAAAAAATCGTTAGTGCAAGGAATATCAAGTGACGAGTAGGCATAGTTGTTTGCAATTTGCACCGAGCAGAAAAGGTCAAAAGGATTTCGTTACTTAATATAATTTACTATCACTCAGAATTTCTCATGACCTGGTTTTTACGCTTGCGAGACAGGAAAGTTGAATGAAATCTCTTCTTTCCAAACATTGCTTCTATTTATAGACCCTCTTATAAGATAGATAGGGGAGTGGCCTCTCTCGTACTCCATCCAGTGTTTGATCTTACTTTTCATTAttctctcttctatttatttttggtctcacttataaaattaaaggtGAGAGATTATACTTTATTCTTTTAAGTGTTAAAAAAATGAAGAGGATCCATTTCCAATAGATAGTTTCTAGTTTTTAGTTGGAGATCGCATTTTGTTGAGTTTACGACTTTACGAGCAATTTACTTCCCTTATCTATCGATTCACATTGGAATATAACAAAGACATGAATCTTAAAACTTTAAGGTCAACTAATAATTTACAATTTTATTACAAGTGGATACATGATCAAACATATACGAGGAGGAAAACGGTCCAAGAAATCAAAGCGGGAAGGCAGGGTAGCAGTATCACTAGCTCGAAAATACAAACAAGAGAAGAGTGTGTTTTCAACTTTCGTGTATTCAAGGGTAGTTTTCAGTGGCTGGGGCAGGGGCATAGGAACCAATGAAAACATCACCATAAATAAGCCCAGCCAAGCCCCCACCAATCAACGGGCCAACCCAGTAGATCCAGTTGTCAGCGAAGTTACCACTCACAACTGCTGGGCCGAATGAACGGGCCGGGTTCATTGATCCACCACTGAATGGGCCAGCAGCTAGGATGTTGGCACCCACAATGAACCCAATAGCAATGGGTGCAATGGTGCCAAGTGAGCCCTTTTTGGGGTCAGCTGCGGTAGCGTATACAGTGTACACCAATCCAAAAGTAACAACGATCTCGAACACCACTCCAGCAAAAACGTTTATCCCAGCCACTCCATGGGTTGGAATGCTCTGAAGATAAACAAATAGTAGGAAGTCAGAATCCTTGGACAATTTAGTTTATTTGATTGTGTAAAATTGAACATGTGCATGATTTAATAGTTAAGTACCTTAGCTGTGACATAACTTAGGAGGAGAGATGCGACAATGGAGCCAAGCAATTGGGCAATCCAGTAGAAGAGACCAGTGAGGAGGGTAATGTTGCCTCCAATGGCCAATCCAAAAGTGACAGCTGGGTTCAAGTGGCCACCTGAGATGTTGGCAGCGATGGACACTCCTACAAACAGAGCAAATGCGTGC
This sequence is a window from Arachis stenosperma cultivar V10309 chromosome 10, arast.V10309.gnm1.PFL2, whole genome shotgun sequence. Protein-coding genes within it:
- the LOC130955614 gene encoding LOW QUALITY PROTEIN: probable aquaporin TIP2-2 (The sequence of the model RefSeq protein was modified relative to this genomic sequence to represent the inferred CDS: deleted 1 base in 1 codon), with the translated sequence MVKIAVGSFDDSFSVTSLKAYLAEFIATLIFVFAGVGSAIAYNELTSDAALDAPGLVAVAVAHAFALFVGVSIAANISGGHLNPAVTFGLAIGGNITLLTGLFYWIAQLLGSIVASLLLSYVTAKSIPTHGVAGINVFAGVVFEIVVTFGLVYTVYATAADPKKGSLGTIAPIAIGFIVGANILAAGPFSGGSMNPARSFGPAVVSGNFADNWIYWVGPLIGGGLAGLIYGDVFIGSYAPAPATETTLEYTKVENTLFSCLYFRASDTATLPSRFDFLDRFPPRICLIMYPLVIKL
- the LOC130955613 gene encoding leucine--tRNA ligase, cytoplasmic; amino-acid sequence: MLICNLRSRLSHSIPSFQSSFLSSCRHLTDMAAESGKSFARRDRLREIEVKVQKWWQENDVFRSEPGEKPPQPGEKFFGNFPFPYMNGYLHLGHAFSLSKLEFAAAFHRLRGANVLLPFAFHCTGMPIKASADKLRREIEQFGDPPVFPVEREELEEEKPKEQEEAENNAGAAPDKFKGKKSKAAAKSGGQVYQWEIMRSVGISDSEISEFQDPYKWLTYFPPLAVDDLKAFGLGCDWRRSFITTDINPYFDSFVRWQMRKLKSMGKVVKDVRYTIFSPLDGQPCADHDRASGEGVLPQEYTIIKMEVLKPFPPKFEVLEGKKVFLAAATLRPETMYGQTNAWVLPDGKYGAYEVNESEVFVMSYRAALNLAYQNHSKVPEKPTCLLELTGRDLIGLPLKSPLSFNEVIYALPMMSILMDKGTGVVTSVPSDAPDDYMSLKELKSKPAYREKLGIKDEWVVPFEIVPIIDVPVYGNKCAEYVCENELNIKSPNDKDKLADAKKRTYLKGFTEGTMIVGEYAGKKVQEAKPLIRSKLLETGQAIIYSEPEKRVMSRSGDECIVALTDQWYITYGEPEWQKLAEECLSNMNLYSDETRHGFEHTLSWLNQWACSRSFGLGTRIPWDEQYLVESLSDSTIYMAYYTVAHHLQNGDMYGSSKSSAIKPQQLTDDVWDYIFCDGPFPKSTDISSSLLERMKREFEYWYPFDLRVSGKDLIQNHLTFSIYNHTAIMSKNHWPLGFRCNGHTLLNSEKMSKSTGNFKTLREAIEEFSADATRFSLADAGDGVDDANFAFETVNTAILKLTKEIAWYEDVLAAESSMRTGPPSTYADRVFANDINIAVKTTEQNYSNYMFREALKTGFYDLQIARDEYRLSCGVGGYNRDLVWRFMDVQTRLIAPICPHYAEFVWKELLKKDGFVVKAGWPSADAPDLTLKLANEYLQKTIVSLRKLLQTQISGKKPNKKGAPVPADTKVTTGLIYVNEEFDGWKADCLNILRSKFDEGTRTFAPDSEILEALQQSPLGQSSNFKQVQKQCMPFLRHQKGEAIKLGSQALDLRLPFGEIEVLKENLDLIKRQIGLENVEILSVTDADSLAKAGSLRPVLEKNPPTPGNPTAIFF